A genomic stretch from Mycobacterium paraterrae includes:
- a CDS encoding MFS transporter, whose protein sequence is MRRDTAGTAIGNFMEWYDFGIYGYIATTIARVFYPGDSASAVHLIATFSTLAAAYVVRPLGGFILGPLGDRIGRKRILVITILLMTVGTTMTGLLPGYRTIGVWAPILLLIARIFQGFSTGGEFVGAMTYLVERAPTHRRGTMVGFLPLGNLVGFVLAGLLVTALQAWLSPHDMLAWGWRIPLLLGAPFGVLALYLRLRIEESPAYERMSDSTPVDRGWQQFRRTVVEQWRPMVICAALVVTSQAADFMLTGYLPTYLKVVVHVGKTAGLVMIVATLAILMAAVVFVAMLSDRIGVKPIMWTGCGLLVLASVPAFLLMRSGGVLPLVFVGVLLVGLMELCFDSTAPAALPALFPTRVRNGALAISYNIALSTVGGTTPLIAQALISSTGNAMVPAYMLIFAGLVGAATLPFMPEVAGKPLPK, encoded by the coding sequence ATGCGCCGCGACACCGCGGGTACTGCCATCGGCAATTTCATGGAGTGGTACGACTTCGGCATCTACGGCTACATCGCGACCACCATTGCGCGAGTGTTTTATCCCGGCGACAGCGCCAGTGCGGTCCATCTCATCGCCACCTTCAGCACACTGGCCGCGGCCTACGTGGTGCGGCCGCTCGGCGGGTTCATCCTTGGTCCGCTCGGTGACCGCATCGGACGCAAGCGGATCTTGGTGATCACGATCCTGCTGATGACGGTGGGGACGACCATGACCGGCCTACTTCCCGGCTACCGCACCATCGGCGTGTGGGCACCGATCCTGCTTCTGATCGCCCGGATTTTTCAAGGCTTCTCGACTGGCGGCGAGTTTGTCGGAGCGATGACCTATCTCGTCGAGCGGGCCCCGACCCACAGGCGCGGCACGATGGTCGGGTTCCTGCCGCTGGGCAACCTGGTGGGGTTCGTTCTGGCGGGATTGTTGGTGACCGCACTACAAGCCTGGCTGTCACCCCACGACATGCTGGCGTGGGGCTGGCGCATTCCGCTTTTGCTGGGAGCGCCGTTCGGCGTGCTCGCCCTCTACCTGCGACTGCGGATAGAGGAGTCGCCTGCCTACGAGCGGATGAGCGACAGCACGCCCGTCGACCGCGGCTGGCAGCAATTCCGGCGCACAGTGGTGGAGCAGTGGCGGCCGATGGTGATCTGCGCGGCCCTTGTGGTGACCTCCCAGGCCGCTGATTTCATGCTCACCGGGTACTTGCCGACATACCTCAAAGTGGTTGTGCACGTTGGTAAGACTGCCGGACTCGTGATGATCGTAGCGACGTTGGCGATCCTGATGGCCGCCGTGGTATTCGTCGCCATGTTGTCCGACCGTATTGGCGTCAAACCGATCATGTGGACCGGCTGCGGACTACTCGTCTTGGCGTCAGTCCCGGCGTTCTTGCTGATGCGGTCCGGCGGCGTCCTTCCGTTGGTCTTCGTCGGTGTGCTGCTGGTCGGCCTCATGGAACTGTGTTTCGACAGCACTGCGCCCGCCGCTTTGCCGGCGCTGTTCCCGACCCGGGTGCGCAACGGAGCGCTGGCCATCTCCTACAACATCGCGCTATCGACGGTGGGCGGAACCACCCCGCTGATCGCTCAAGCGCTGATATCCAGCACCGGCAACGCCATGGTGCCTGCCTACATGCTGATTTTCGCTGGCCTGGTAGGGGCGGCCACCCTTCCGTTCATGCCGGAAGTCGCCGGCAAGCCGCTGCCGAAGTAG
- the recR gene encoding recombination mediator RecR, whose product MFEGPVQDLIDELGKLPGIGPKSAQRIAFHLLSVEPPDIDRLTAVLGKVRNGVRFCAVCGNVSDGERCRICADPRRDGTQVCVVEEPKDVQAVERTREFRGRYHVLGGALDPLSGIGPDQLRIRELLNRIGEQVDGVDITEVIIATDPNTEGEATATYLVRMLRDIPGLTVSRIASGLPMGGDLEFADELTLGRALTGRRAMA is encoded by the coding sequence GTGTTTGAGGGACCGGTACAGGATCTGATAGACGAGCTCGGCAAGCTGCCGGGTATCGGGCCGAAGAGCGCCCAGCGCATCGCGTTTCACCTGCTCTCGGTCGAACCTCCGGACATCGACCGGCTCACCGCGGTGCTCGGCAAGGTCCGCAACGGCGTCCGGTTCTGCGCGGTGTGCGGCAACGTCTCCGACGGCGAGCGCTGTCGCATCTGTGCCGATCCGCGTCGCGACGGAACGCAGGTGTGTGTCGTCGAAGAGCCCAAGGATGTGCAGGCCGTCGAGCGCACCCGTGAATTCCGCGGGCGCTACCACGTTCTGGGTGGCGCACTGGATCCGTTGTCCGGCATCGGGCCGGACCAACTGCGAATTCGTGAGCTGCTCAACCGGATTGGCGAGCAGGTCGACGGGGTGGACATCACCGAGGTGATCATCGCGACCGACCCGAACACCGAGGGCGAGGCGACGGCCACCTACCTGGTCCGGATGCTGCGCGACATTCCCGGTTTGACCGTGAGCCGAATCGCGTCCGGGTTGCCGATGGGCGGCGACCTGGAATTCGCCGACGAGCTGACCCTGGGCCGCGCCCTGACCGGTCGCCGTGCCATGGCCTAG
- a CDS encoding YbaB/EbfC family nucleoid-associated protein, giving the protein MQPGGQPDMSALLAQAQQMQQQLMAAQERLINTEVHGSAGGGLVEVTVKGSGEVVAVKIDPKVVDPEDVETLQDLLVGALGDAAQQVAALAQQQLGPLAGGMGGGALGV; this is encoded by the coding sequence ATGCAACCCGGAGGCCAGCCGGACATGTCGGCGTTGCTCGCCCAGGCTCAGCAGATGCAGCAGCAGTTGATGGCCGCGCAGGAGCGGCTGATCAACACCGAGGTACACGGAAGCGCCGGCGGCGGTCTGGTCGAGGTCACCGTCAAGGGCAGCGGCGAGGTCGTTGCGGTGAAGATCGACCCGAAGGTCGTCGACCCCGAGGACGTCGAGACGCTGCAGGACTTGCTTGTCGGCGCGCTCGGCGACGCCGCGCAGCAGGTGGCCGCTTTGGCGCAGCAGCAGCTCGGTCCACTGGCCGGTGGCATGGGCGGCGGCGCACTGGGTGTTTGA
- a CDS encoding Rv3717 family N-acetylmuramoyl-L-alanine amidase yields MITLAAVVTPVPPSAIAAPGSIAGMIVFLDPGHNGANDASISRQVPTGRGGTKDCQASGTTTNDGYPEHTFTWDTTLRIRAALNALGARTAMSRGDDSTVGPCVDQRAEMANALHPNAIVSIHADGGPASGRGFHVNYSAPPLNQAQAGPAVQFARVMRDQMQASGIPPASYIGQNGLYGRADLAGLNLAQYPSVLVECGNMKNPVDSGLMESPEGRQKYADAVVRGVAAFLGNQSAAR; encoded by the coding sequence ATGATCACCCTGGCCGCCGTCGTCACGCCGGTGCCGCCGAGCGCGATCGCGGCGCCCGGCAGCATCGCGGGCATGATCGTGTTCCTCGATCCCGGTCACAACGGCGCCAACGACGCGTCGATCAGCCGCCAGGTGCCCACCGGGCGCGGCGGCACCAAGGACTGCCAAGCCAGCGGCACCACCACCAACGACGGTTACCCCGAACACACCTTCACCTGGGACACCACCCTGCGGATCCGCGCCGCGCTCAACGCGCTGGGCGCCCGCACCGCCATGTCCCGGGGCGACGACTCCACGGTCGGCCCCTGCGTGGACCAGCGTGCGGAGATGGCCAACGCGCTACACCCGAACGCGATCGTCAGCATCCACGCCGATGGCGGCCCCGCGAGCGGACGGGGATTTCACGTCAACTACTCCGCACCGCCGCTCAACCAGGCCCAGGCCGGCCCCGCCGTGCAGTTCGCGCGGGTGATGCGCGACCAGATGCAGGCGTCCGGAATTCCGCCGGCCAGCTATATCGGCCAGAACGGCCTCTACGGCCGCGCCGACCTGGCCGGGCTGAACCTGGCGCAATACCCGTCCGTCCTGGTCGAATGCGGCAACATGAAGAACCCGGTCGACTCGGGATTGATGGAGAGCCCGGAAGGC